A window of Candidatus Hydrothermales bacterium contains these coding sequences:
- the nuoK gene encoding NADH-quinone oxidoreductase subunit NuoK — MEPKAVFFLSIFLFSLGLYGVLSRRNALGILISLELIFNSANLNFGLFSFAWGEPSGVLTILFGISITALEVVVGFSIIILLFRLRRTSNADEIEILKG, encoded by the coding sequence ATGGAACCTAAGGCAGTTTTTTTCTTATCAATTTTCCTTTTTTCTTTAGGTTTATATGGGGTTTTGTCGAGGAGGAACGCCTTAGGAATTTTAATTTCTCTTGAGCTTATCTTTAACAGTGCAAATCTAAATTTTGGACTTTTTTCCTTTGCCTGGGGCGAGCCCTCCGGTGTTTTAACAATTTTGTTTGGAATATCGATAACTGCCTTAGAAGTTGTTGTTGGTTTTTCAATAATAATTCTTCTTTTCAGATTAAGAAGAACTTCAAATGCTGATGAAATTGAAATTTTAAAGGGATAA
- the nuoH gene encoding NADH-quinone oxidoreductase subunit NuoH, producing MIGTILLTIIYVFVALFIVLYITWIERKFAARLHNRVGPYYVGRPHGFLQPFADVLKLLLKEDIVPEQADKKIFNIAPIIVFVGALLTFPVLPVAKNIYISDLSVGLIYFFAVSSLMVFGVFLAGWASNSKYALLSAFRAGAQVVSYEIPLILSALIPVVLAGSLRTNDIVQAQKVPFALYPVFGWVAFIIFVISGLAEENKVPFDVPEAESELVAAYNVEYSGMKFALFYAAEYVHILALSVLGSILFLGGYRGFYPTFGPEWLYQIFWLLFKTFIMLILFLLVRWSFVRIRIDRLIIFSWKYLFPISLINLFLASLWKLLF from the coding sequence ATGATTGGGACAATTCTTTTAACTATTATTTATGTTTTTGTTGCACTTTTTATAGTGCTTTATATTACCTGGATTGAGAGGAAGTTTGCAGCAAGGCTCCATAACAGGGTGGGTCCCTATTATGTTGGAAGACCTCATGGTTTTTTACAGCCCTTTGCAGATGTTTTAAAACTTCTTCTAAAAGAGGATATAGTTCCTGAACAGGCAGATAAAAAAATTTTTAATATTGCACCTATCATAGTATTTGTGGGCGCACTTCTTACTTTCCCAGTTTTACCTGTAGCAAAAAATATATACATATCAGATTTATCAGTAGGTCTAATTTACTTTTTTGCTGTTTCTTCCCTAATGGTCTTTGGAGTTTTTCTTGCAGGATGGGCGAGTAATTCAAAATATGCACTTCTTTCTGCCTTTAGAGCAGGTGCACAGGTTGTTTCCTACGAAATCCCCCTTATTCTTTCAGCACTTATTCCAGTAGTTCTTGCGGGGTCTTTAAGAACAAACGACATTGTTCAAGCTCAAAAAGTTCCATTTGCACTTTATCCTGTATTTGGATGGGTTGCCTTTATTATTTTTGTAATATCTGGTCTTGCAGAGGAAAACAAAGTCCCCTTTGATGTTCCTGAGGCTGAAAGTGAGCTTGTTGCAGCTTATAACGTTGAGTACTCAGGGATGAAATTTGCCCTTTTTTATGCAGCAGAGTATGTACACATACTTGCCCTTTCGGTTTTAGGATCAATTTTATTTTTGGGAGGATACAGGGGCTTTTATCCTACTTTTGGTCCAGAGTGGTTATATCAAATTTTTTGGCTTCTTTTTAAAACTTTCATCATGCTAATCCTTTTCCTCTTAGTAAGATGGTCCTTCGTAAGGATAAGAATTGATAGATTAATCATTTTTTCATGGAAATATCTTTTCCCAATTTCACTTATAAATCTTTTTTTAGCTTCTCTATGGAAACTTCTTTTCTAA
- a CDS encoding NADH-quinone oxidoreductase subunit C, with translation MKKEILKKEFNLEETKDGILIFPVKEFYHFMEKVKGLFPYLSFITACHFPERKEFEIIYCVRDPQSGETLIFKTFLKEDEEIPSAYKFYKGADWMEREIYDLFGVKFKNHPDLRRILLPEDWEGHPLRKDYEINRAPEKYDYRKKQY, from the coding sequence ATGAAAAAAGAAATCTTAAAAAAGGAATTTAATCTTGAAGAAACTAAAGATGGAATTTTAATTTTTCCTGTAAAGGAGTTTTATCATTTTATGGAAAAAGTAAAAGGCCTTTTCCCTTATCTTTCTTTTATTACGGCTTGCCATTTTCCAGAAAGAAAAGAGTTTGAAATTATATACTGTGTGAGAGATCCCCAGAGTGGCGAGACTTTAATTTTTAAAACTTTTTTAAAAGAAGATGAAGAGATTCCCTCTGCATATAAGTTTTATAAGGGGGCCGATTGGATGGAAAGAGAAATATATGATCTTTTTGGTGTTAAGTTTAAAAATCACCCTGATTTAAGAAGAATACTTTTACCAGAGGATTGGGAGGGACATCCCTTAAGAAAAGATTATGAAATAAATAGGGCGCCTGAAAAGTATGATTATAGAAAAAAACAATATTAA
- a CDS encoding M55 family metallopeptidase encodes MKIFISIDLEGIPGVVSQDHVKKDGKDYERARKWMTQHLNAVINTLKETGINKILVNDSHGDMTNIILDEIPEDVEIITGNLKKLSMIEGIDECDAGIFLGYHSKAGSLGVLDHTYFGRAVYEVRINKIPHGEFGINALVAGYFNVPIIFVSGDDETIKEAKSLIENIEYVITKQRRSRFSAKNFSFKNIEREIKNKIPSAIEKFKNKGIKPLKIEGSVEIEVDFVNTAMADIGEIMPKTKRISPRTLYYKADNIIEVYMALRTWITLASSVI; translated from the coding sequence ATGAAAATCTTCATATCAATAGACCTAGAAGGAATACCAGGTGTTGTATCTCAAGATCACGTAAAAAAAGACGGAAAAGACTACGAAAGAGCAAGAAAATGGATGACACAACACCTAAACGCCGTAATAAACACCTTAAAAGAAACAGGAATCAACAAAATTTTAGTGAATGACTCTCACGGCGATATGACAAATATAATCTTAGATGAAATTCCTGAAGATGTTGAAATTATAACAGGTAACCTGAAAAAGCTCTCAATGATCGAGGGTATAGACGAGTGTGACGCAGGAATTTTTCTAGGTTATCACTCTAAGGCTGGAAGTTTAGGTGTCTTAGATCATACCTACTTTGGAAGAGCCGTTTATGAGGTTAGAATAAATAAGATTCCCCACGGCGAATTTGGAATAAACGCCCTTGTAGCAGGATACTTTAACGTCCCCATCATTTTTGTAAGCGGAGACGATGAAACTATCAAAGAAGCAAAATCACTAATTGAAAATATCGAATACGTCATAACTAAACAGAGAAGAAGCCGCTTCTCTGCTAAAAACTTTTCTTTTAAAAATATTGAAAGAGAAATAAAAAATAAAATACCCTCTGCCATCGAAAAATTTAAAAATAAAGGAATTAAACCGTTAAAAATAGAAGGAAGTGTTGAAATTGAAGTTGACTTTGTAAATACAGCTATGGCTGATATAGGAGAAATAATGCCAAAAACAAAAAGAATATCACCTCGAACTCTTTACTATAAAGCAGACAACATAATAGAAGTATACATGGCACTTAGAACTTGGATAACCCTTGCAAGCTCCGTTATATAA
- a CDS encoding NADH-quinone oxidoreductase subunit I yields the protein MTKVLSVLRVLKVSAINFFREPFTLMYPDRKREIPARFRGPLFGLTLDENGDLKCIACKLCEQICPSEIIKVVPAKGKNKSGRTYPEVFTLELEACLACELCVQVCPTDAIVMLKVPGWAALSREEMFLTLEKMVEYAKKYESSVSLGSTLRNMQAPPRKERTSPH from the coding sequence ATGACTAAAGTTTTAAGTGTTCTAAGAGTCTTAAAGGTTTCAGCGATAAATTTTTTTAGAGAACCCTTTACTTTAATGTATCCGGATAGAAAAAGAGAAATTCCTGCCAGGTTTAGGGGGCCACTTTTTGGTCTAACCTTGGATGAAAATGGTGATCTTAAGTGTATTGCTTGCAAGTTATGTGAGCAGATATGTCCATCAGAGATAATTAAAGTTGTTCCAGCTAAGGGGAAAAATAAGTCAGGAAGAACTTATCCTGAGGTGTTTACTTTGGAGTTAGAAGCTTGTCTTGCTTGTGAGTTATGTGTTCAGGTTTGTCCAACCGATGCAATTGTTATGCTTAAAGTTCCAGGATGGGCAGCTTTATCTCGCGAAGAGATGTTTTTGACTCTTGAAAAAATGGTTGAGTACGCTAAAAAGTACGAAAGTTCAGTTAGCTTAGGCAGTACCCTTAGGAATATGCAAGCTCCTCCAAGAAAAGAAAGAACTTCACCGCATTAA
- a CDS encoding helical backbone metal receptor, which produces MEIFSEFLGRKIEIPDDPRRIVSLAPDITDTLFRLNAQDRLVGISFYCRRPFGKLKNFVRVGSYLNVLWEKLEELKPDLVLTTSGAQREVSYEILERGYKIFVLPVPQTIYGIFDNIKKLGIILNKDMESDKLVEDLERVIRLLKESRFNMRVYYEVYLGGKITIGASSYISDGLKILGLENIYNFKRESYFVPDDNETKRLGFDILLYEPHSEKIDRDFLVKNLEERFGKVKILVLPYDFLSHYGPSFFDEIIVKLRDLILEYVEHGKS; this is translated from the coding sequence TTGGAGATTTTTTCAGAGTTTCTTGGTAGAAAGATTGAGATACCGGATGATCCAAGAAGAATAGTATCGCTTGCTCCGGACATAACTGATACTTTATTTAGACTAAATGCTCAAGATAGGCTAGTTGGAATAAGTTTTTATTGTAGAAGACCTTTCGGGAAACTTAAAAATTTTGTGAGAGTTGGTTCTTATTTGAATGTTTTGTGGGAAAAGCTTGAAGAGCTAAAGCCTGATCTTGTGCTTACAACATCTGGGGCACAGAGAGAAGTTTCATATGAAATTTTAGAGAGGGGCTACAAGATATTTGTATTACCGGTACCTCAAACAATCTACGGAATTTTTGACAATATCAAAAAATTAGGTATAATTTTGAACAAGGATATGGAAAGTGATAAGTTAGTAGAGGATTTGGAAAGGGTTATAAGACTCTTAAAAGAGAGTAGATTTAATATGAGGGTTTACTATGAGGTTTACTTAGGAGGTAAAATTACGATAGGGGCTTCAAGTTACATAAGTGATGGTCTTAAAATTCTTGGTCTTGAAAATATATATAACTTTAAAAGAGAGAGTTATTTTGTACCTGATGATAATGAAACAAAGAGATTAGGGTTTGATATTTTGCTATATGAGCCTCATAGCGAAAAGATTGATAGGGATTTTTTAGTCAAAAATTTAGAAGAAAGATTTGGAAAGGTGAAAATTTTAGTTTTACCCTATGATTTTCTCTCGCATTATGGTCCATCCTTTTTTGATGAGATTATTGTAAAATTGAGAGATCTTATTTTAGAATATGTGGAACATGGAAAAAGTTGA
- a CDS encoding NADH-quinone oxidoreductase subunit J, protein MKLIFFLILVLTALSGLMTVLTKDLFRSALYLGLTLFGTGLLYLFMGYDFVGWTQILVYVGGVVLLMIFTIMLAKESIMRPLENTVRNPFTTGLFALIIFLLLLLIGKTFYFVPVGLEKDVTFLPSLIFQSKYLIPFEILSILLLVAFMGAILLSKRE, encoded by the coding sequence ATGAAGTTAATTTTCTTTTTAATTTTAGTTTTAACAGCTCTTTCAGGCCTTATGACTGTTTTGACAAAGGATCTTTTTAGAAGTGCCCTTTATCTTGGTTTAACACTTTTTGGTACAGGTTTACTTTATCTTTTTATGGGTTATGATTTTGTAGGATGGACTCAGATTCTGGTTTATGTGGGAGGAGTAGTGCTTTTGATGATATTTACTATTATGCTAGCTAAGGAGTCTATAATGAGACCTCTTGAAAATACAGTGAGAAATCCCTTTACAACCGGTCTTTTTGCCTTAATAATATTCCTGCTTTTACTACTTATAGGAAAGACATTTTATTTTGTACCAGTGGGTCTTGAAAAGGATGTAACGTTTCTTCCGAGCTTAATTTTTCAAAGTAAATATTTGATACCTTTTGAAATTTTATCTATTTTGCTTTTAGTTGCCTTTATGGGGGCTATATTGTTATCAAAAAGGGAATAG
- the nuoL gene encoding NADH-quinone oxidoreductase subunit L — MDLGTLSFISWWAPFISFLIIGFFTRKKGKFSAYLSIGAIFLSLVLSVVIILNIEKLKEPIFREIVWLPAGIKKGLAGADSIYFGFYLDKLSAIMLFIVALVAFSVQVYSLGYMSEETPPSLGRYYAYHSLFAFSMIGLTLSKNILQIFVFWELVGLCSYLLIGFYYYKPEAARAALKAFWITKLGDVGFIIGILILYFKFGVIDVHELINKPHILAENYTLGSLVLLLIFCGAVGKSAQFPLHIWLPDAMEGPTPVSALIHAATMVAAGVYLVSRLFPLFNHFENVMWIITIIGAFTAFLSATMALVQEDIKRVLAYSTISQLGYMMAALGAGSVVAGFFHLFTHAYFKALLFLGAGAAIHAVHSNSIWHMGGLFRKAPITSITFAIGALALCGIPPFSGFYSKEEIIIKTYYYTNKIPFIFLILTVFLTAFYMGRAYTVAFLTKPRTEEAKHAHDPDFSMNFSLILLAIFSIFAGFYHEKLSHLLSYLQGTEFHHTKASGLPKILSLLLAFLGLLSSYYLYSVKSLIVTNLKSRFSLIYTILQKRYYIDDVFEWIYRKILILFSVFASWWDRHIVDGLVNWVVYTTGRIGRSLRVIQTGVVQDYAFYIVIGATFMLILLLRGF, encoded by the coding sequence ATGGATTTAGGAACCTTATCTTTTATTTCTTGGTGGGCACCGTTTATTTCTTTTCTGATAATCGGTTTTTTCACTAGAAAAAAAGGCAAGTTTTCAGCTTATCTCTCAATTGGTGCTATTTTCCTCTCACTTGTTTTGAGTGTTGTTATTATTTTGAATATAGAAAAGCTTAAAGAGCCTATATTTAGGGAGATTGTATGGTTACCGGCAGGTATAAAAAAGGGTTTAGCAGGGGCTGATTCAATATACTTTGGTTTCTACCTCGATAAGCTTTCTGCAATTATGCTATTTATCGTTGCTCTAGTAGCTTTCTCAGTTCAAGTTTACTCTCTTGGCTATATGTCTGAAGAGACTCCCCCGTCTCTTGGGAGATATTATGCTTATCACTCTCTATTTGCCTTTTCGATGATAGGTTTAACTTTATCAAAAAATATTTTGCAGATATTTGTGTTTTGGGAGCTTGTAGGTCTTTGTTCTTATCTTCTTATAGGTTTTTACTACTATAAACCTGAGGCAGCAAGAGCAGCGCTTAAAGCGTTTTGGATAACTAAGTTAGGAGATGTAGGTTTTATTATTGGTATTTTAATTTTATATTTTAAATTTGGAGTGATTGATGTTCATGAGTTAATAAATAAGCCCCATATTTTAGCTGAGAACTATACGCTTGGTTCACTTGTTTTGCTTCTTATTTTCTGTGGTGCTGTGGGTAAATCTGCGCAGTTTCCTTTGCACATATGGCTTCCTGATGCGATGGAAGGTCCTACTCCTGTATCTGCCCTTATTCATGCTGCTACGATGGTTGCTGCTGGAGTTTATCTTGTTTCGAGGCTTTTTCCCCTTTTTAATCATTTTGAAAATGTGATGTGGATAATTACTATAATTGGAGCTTTTACTGCTTTTCTTTCGGCAACTATGGCTTTAGTTCAGGAGGATATAAAAAGAGTTTTGGCATATTCAACGATATCACAGCTTGGTTACATGATGGCAGCTTTAGGTGCTGGATCAGTTGTAGCGGGCTTTTTCCATCTTTTCACTCATGCTTACTTTAAGGCTCTTTTATTTTTAGGAGCTGGAGCGGCAATCCATGCTGTTCATTCTAATTCTATATGGCATATGGGGGGGCTTTTTAGAAAGGCGCCTATAACGTCTATAACATTTGCTATTGGGGCACTTGCCTTATGTGGTATACCTCCATTTTCAGGCTTTTACTCTAAGGAAGAAATTATAATCAAAACTTATTATTACACTAACAAAATTCCCTTTATTTTTCTAATATTGACTGTTTTTTTGACGGCCTTTTATATGGGTAGGGCATATACTGTTGCTTTTTTAACAAAGCCAAGGACAGAGGAGGCAAAACATGCTCATGATCCTGATTTTTCAATGAATTTTTCTCTTATACTCCTTGCAATTTTTTCGATCTTCGCTGGATTTTATCATGAAAAATTGTCGCATTTACTTAGTTATCTTCAGGGAACTGAGTTTCATCACACTAAAGCTTCAGGCCTTCCCAAAATTCTATCACTTCTTTTAGCTTTTTTAGGCTTGCTTTCCTCTTACTATCTTTACTCAGTTAAGTCCCTCATTGTCACGAACTTAAAATCAAGATTTTCTTTAATTTATACTATTTTGCAGAAAAGATATTATATTGATGATGTTTTTGAGTGGATTTATAGAAAAATTCTCATTTTGTTTTCGGTTTTTGCTTCTTGGTGGGACAGGCACATTGTTGATGGTCTTGTTAATTGGGTGGTGTATACTACAGGGAGGATAGGAAGATCGTTAAGAGTAATTCAGACTGGAGTAGTGCAGGATTATGCCTTTTACATAGTTATTGGTGCAACTTTTATGTTAATTTTGCTTTTGAGAGGTTTTTAG
- a CDS encoding NADH-quinone oxidoreductase subunit D: MEGNIRVFEPEEEIVLNMGPQHPSTHGVLRLILKLSGEKIVDAKPDIGFLHRGVEKLGETYTYIQFLPMLDRNDYLSATTNEFGYVLAVEKLANIPVPERAQYIRVLFSELSRIASHLVWLGTFCLDLGGALGGGTTIFLYCFREREKILDIFEKMTGSRLHPHLMQIGGVRYDVYPGIEKDLKEILKDVEDKINEYEEMLVNNPVFIDRTKGVGVLPKEVAMEYGCSGPVLRGSGVKFDLRKAVPYSSYDKFDFDVPCFDGGDVFDRFRVRMEEMRQSIKIIRQALDGLPEDPISSQMPVKVKVAIKPPPGEVYVAIESPRGELGYYIYSDGKPVAYRMKIRAPSFSNLSVLPFLLKGHLVADVVAILGSLDPVFGDVDR, from the coding sequence ATGGAGGGGAATATAAGAGTTTTTGAACCTGAGGAAGAGATAGTTTTAAACATGGGGCCACAACACCCATCTACTCATGGAGTCTTAAGGTTAATACTTAAGCTTTCAGGAGAAAAAATAGTCGATGCAAAACCAGATATTGGCTTTCTCCATAGAGGGGTAGAAAAACTCGGAGAGACTTATACATATATTCAGTTTTTACCTATGTTAGATAGAAATGATTATTTATCTGCAACTACTAATGAGTTTGGGTATGTTCTTGCGGTAGAGAAACTTGCAAATATTCCAGTTCCTGAAAGGGCCCAGTATATAAGAGTACTTTTTTCAGAACTATCAAGGATTGCCTCACATCTTGTGTGGCTTGGAACTTTTTGTCTTGACCTTGGTGGCGCACTAGGTGGAGGAACGACCATCTTTTTATACTGCTTTAGAGAAAGAGAGAAAATTTTGGATATTTTTGAAAAAATGACAGGTTCAAGACTACATCCACATTTAATGCAAATAGGAGGAGTAAGATACGATGTTTATCCAGGTATTGAAAAGGATTTAAAGGAAATACTTAAAGATGTCGAAGATAAAATAAATGAGTATGAAGAGATGCTTGTTAACAATCCTGTTTTTATTGATAGAACAAAGGGGGTGGGGGTTTTGCCTAAGGAAGTGGCAATGGAATACGGTTGTTCAGGTCCTGTCTTAAGGGGGTCAGGTGTAAAGTTTGATCTAAGGAAAGCGGTTCCTTATTCTTCCTATGACAAATTTGATTTTGATGTGCCCTGTTTCGATGGGGGGGATGTGTTTGATAGGTTTAGGGTAAGGATGGAAGAGATGAGGCAGTCAATAAAAATAATAAGACAGGCACTCGATGGTTTACCTGAGGACCCTATTTCTTCTCAGATGCCTGTTAAGGTAAAGGTAGCTATAAAACCACCACCTGGAGAGGTCTATGTAGCTATAGAGTCTCCAAGAGGTGAGCTTGGTTATTATATCTATTCAGACGGCAAACCAGTTGCCTATCGTATGAAAATAAGAGCTCCCTCCTTTTCAAATCTTTCAGTTTTACCTTTTTTGCTTAAAGGACATCTTGTAGCTGATGTAGTTGCAATTTTAGGTTCACTTGATCCTGTTTTTGGTGATGTCGATAGATAG
- a CDS encoding heavy metal-associated domain-containing protein has protein sequence MEKVEIYIEGMVCAGCAKSVHRVLERLGAKDITIDLENKKAIFLIDKRERLLEIKGEVEALGYKVSF, from the coding sequence ATGGAAAAAGTTGAAATTTATATTGAGGGAATGGTTTGTGCAGGATGTGCTAAAAGTGTGCATAGGGTTCTTGAAAGGTTAGGTGCAAAAGATATAACTATAGATCTTGAAAATAAAAAGGCAATATTTTTAATAGATAAAAGAGAAAGGCTTTTGGAGATTAAGGGGGAGGTTGAGGCTTTAGGATACAAAGTTTCGTTTTAA